The Nevskiales bacterium genome contains the following window.
ATGCTGTCCGCGGGTTTCGCCTCTGCCAGCAGCATCCCGCTGCCCGAGCCGCCGCACTTCAAGGGGCGCAGTTTCGTACTGATGGATTTCCACAGCGGCCAGCTGCTGGCGGGTCAGGCACCGGAGGCGCGCGTCGAGCCGGCCAGCATCACCAAACTGATGACCGCCTACATCGTGTTCAGCGAGCTGAAGAGCGGCAACCTCAAACTGAACGATACCGCGACCATCAGCGAGAAGGCCTGGCGTACCGGCGGCTCACGCATGTTCGTCAATGTCGGCAG
Protein-coding sequences here:
- a CDS encoding serine hydrolase, yielding MPSPFRLLLSCCLMLSAGFASASSIPLPEPPHFKGRSFVLMDFHSGQLLAGQAPEARVEPASITKLMTAYIVFSELKSGNLKLNDTATISEKAWRTGGSRMFVNVGSQVRIEDLLRGMIVQSGNDATVALAEAVAGSEDTFA